GTCAGACGCCAGTCCTGCTCATACATGGTACTCTGGATCTAGCGACGCCTGTGGAGAATGCGGAAGAGTTATTGAAGTACTTTCCGCGCGGACATCTGATTAAGGTCAAAGGGGGAACCCATGCAGCCAGTCAATACGCAGCAAGTGTCGATCCCCGGTTCCTGGAATACCTCACTGACTTCTTCAACGAAGCAAATCCGACAGACGCCTTTCAACATATCCCTGCTGAAATCACTTTACCGCCGCTTCAATTTCGAGAAACGGGAGATCCCACCCTGTTCACCCAACTGATTGAAAGCCCCCGGTAAAAACTTCATAAAATGGACCACTTGCTGTTGCAGAACAGCTCTTCCCCAGGAATTCTTCAAACATACTTGAGCGCATCACATTGAACCATAGCGTCTCTCAATCAATGAAACTCGGTCCAAATAACTCTGGAGACGCTACAGTTAAACTGGACACAGTCCAGTTGCCGCAAACGACAATCAGGGCATTCGTGGTTTCAAAGCTTTATTCGTCCCTTTTTCGACGGGATACTGAGCATCGTGTTGTTCCATACTGGCAATCAAAGCACGCATCAGCCGTTTGAGTTTCTTCGGTTCCGATTGTGCGAGGTTGTTCTGCTCAAACGGATCTTCAGCCAGATTATAGAGCTGGTAGTGTGAGTTTTCAGAATCTTTTGAAGGCACATAATGATAAATCACTTTCCAGTCACCGTTGCGATACGTGGTGAAGTAATTGCTGCGGTGTGGTGAATGAGGATAGTGCATCAGAAACTCTTCGGGCCGCGATTGGTCCGCCTGGCCTAGCAACAGTTTGTTGAGGCGTTTTCCGTCTACTTTGTATTTCGCAGGAGCTTTGACGTCGGTGATATCTAAAATGGTGGGAAACAGATCCTGCACGGCAGCAACCTGCGGTTGAATCACATCGGCGGGAATCGGCAGCTGTTTCTGAAACCGATTGTTGGGATTCGGTTTGGCCCAGGCGGCGATGAAGGGCACACGCATGCCCCCTTCGTAGTGGGCCCCTTTTTTGCCGCGCAGTGGTGCAGCACAGGCTACATCGTGCTGATGTCCCAACGGTGCATCCGAGCCGTTATCTCCCAGGAAAAAGATCAGCGTATTTTCGGCGACACCCAACGCATCGAGCTGATTCATAATATCGCCCAGCGATTTGTCCATGCCTTCAATTAACGTCGCGAAAGCTTGTGCATTTTTGGGCTTGCCCGAGTCCTTGTAATGCTCGGCGAAGCGGGGATCGGAATCAAAGGGGGCATGCACCGCGTACTGTGCCATATAAAGGTAAAACGGTTTGCCTGTTTTAACAGCAGACGCCAGAGCAGCATTGGCTTCAATTGTGATTGCTTCCGTTAGAAAGATATCAGTGCCATGGTATTTTTCCAGATGAGGCACCGCATGATGGGCCCGCCTGGTACCCAGACCAAATTTCTGCATGCCATAGTAACTGCCCGGTGCCCCAAACGAGGCGCCTGCGATGTTGACGTCGAATCCAAGATTGAGCGGCTCCGCTCCTGGAAATCCGTCAGCACCAAAGTGCCCTTTCCCTACATGAATCGTGTGGTAGCCTGCTTTTTGCAACAGGCGCGCCAACGTGACATCGTCTTTCTTCAAGCCTTCCCAGTTCCAGTCGGGCGGCCCCTGCGGTCCTGCATTATTTTTTCTGGGATTGATCCAGTTTGTCGCATGGTGCCGGGCGGCATTCTGACCGGTCATAATTGAAATGCGTGTCGGCGAGCAGACACTCATGGCATAGAAATGATTGAAGCGGATTCCCTGCTGCGCCAGCCGTTCCATACTGGGTGTAATATAATGATCGTTCAACGGATAACGCTTTGGTTTTCCCGCGGCGTCGGTCAAAAAGGGAACCGAAGTATCCATGATGCCCATGTCATCCACCAGAAAGACCACGATATTCGGATGCGCCTGCGTTTCGTTTTGAAAATTCGCAGCTTGCACAGAGGCAGCCAACAGAAACGGAATCAGACAGATAACAGCAACTCGTTGAAAAACGCGTGAGAAATGTTGACTCATGATGTGATGCACTTCCTTTAACCGAGATCGCTAAGTTAAAACAGGATTCAAACCGAAGCCGGTCTGCTTTCAATTGAATATAACAAGCCGAACATGGACATGTCTAATGCAGCCGGAAAAGTTCTCCCTTCCTTAAAGATGTTAACCAAAGTCAAGACACTGCTTCTCTTTAATCAAATCCGCGGCACGGCTTTCGGACTCTGTTCCACGACGAATTTCATAAAATGTTTTTTTTGCATTTGACAAAGATGTTTTACTCGAGTAAATTCACTCCAGTAAACGACAAACACAATCAGGAGACACGGATGAATTCGAAACAACTGGGGCGTGTGCAACTGCAGATCATGCAGGTCCTCTGGGATCGGGGCCGCGCTAATGCGCGTGAGATTACCGATGCGCTCAACGAAAAGAGTGAAATCGCACATAGCACCGTACAGACACTGCTGCGACAACTGGAAGTCAAGCAAGCGATCGCACACGATGTCGAGGAACGCACGTTTGTGTTTTATCCTCTGATCAAAGAAAACAAAGTCACGCGGCAGGCCACGCGCGAACTGATTAATAAGATCTTCGACGGCTCCGCTGCCGGCCTGGTCGCGTATCTGATCGAAAATGAGAAAATCCCCAAGTCGGAATTACAGCGGCTTCGCAAACTGATCAACGACGAGTCATAACGAGGTACTTCACCACGGCAGGAGATCTACTCATGTTTGATACACTGATTGCTGATTTTGCTGTTCACATTCTGCTTCAATCTTTGGTTCTGATTACGATCGGCCTGCTCGCTGTGCGTGTCTGTGGACGACATAAACCGGCCGTCCAGTCGACCATCCTGCGAGTCACACTGATCGCCGTCCTGTTCTGCCCACTCGCCTCTCTGACATTGAGCAAAGTCGGCATCACCGGCTACGCTTTGCTGCCTGCCTGGGAATCAGATCAGATCGTGCAATCAGATAGTCCCACGATTCTCCAACTTACAAATTCGCTGCCGCCTGTTGCTGATGAAAATACAGTGAGACGGATCAAGGATCCAAACGGGATAGCTGATACGAATCGTCTTCCCGGAACGGACTTTGATTCGACGAGTCTACCCCACACCGGGAATCCGGAGACCGGACTGACTGCCCAAACCGTTCCAAAAGAGGAGTCATTTTCAGATCCAGTGACTTCAAATCGTTCTCTACCAGTCGTGGGTTGGATCGTCTCTTTGATCTGGGTCACCGGTGCTGGATTTTTTCTGACAAAACTCCTGCTGGCATGTCATCAGGTTTCCCAACTGTGTCGCAACAGTCAACCAGCAGAGGCTGCCGTTCAGGAACTCTGCCGGAAGACGTCAAAAACACTGAGTTTAAATCCGCCGCAGGTCAAAATCGCGGCCTCTGTCCATTCTCCCTGCCTCATTGGTATCTGGAATCCTGTGATTCTCCTGCCCGAACAGAAAACATTAACAGAGCCCGTCTTGCGCGATATCTTCCTGCACGAGTTGGCACATCTGGCCCGCCGTGATTGTCTGTTTCATCTGTTGGCCCGCATCGCGACTGCGATTCTGTTCTTTCAACCGCTGGTCTGGCGGCTGTCACGTCGTCTGGAACTCATCGCCGATGATCTCTGCGATGATTATGTCATCCATTTTGGGTCCTGTCGCAAGAGTTATGCGAACACGCTCGTCGATTTTGCAGAACAACTTACAGCCCCAGCATTGGCTACGGACCCCAGTCTGGCGATGGTCTCGCTGCGATCTTCATTGAGCCGCCGCATTCTACGGATTATGGATTCATCGCGTTCTCCGACGCTCCGGCTGCCTGCGAGATGGGTTGTTTTGATCGCGGTAATGGGAATCACCGTCACGGCCAGTGCGGCTCTGATTGTGAATGCCAGAACCAGCGCTTCTGAAGAGAAAATAACTTCCAGATCACAAATAGACCAGGATCAACCAACTGCGGTGACCCCGAAAGCAGCGGGATTACGGCTGCGAGGACGTGTCGTCAATCCGGATGGTCAGCCGGTCAAAGCTACCACGATCGGATTAGTAAGTACAGGCAGGGATCAACGCAAGCAGATTAAGCTTGCATCCACGAATGATCAGGGCAAGTTTGATTTCTCTATTCCCGCTTCGAGTGAGCTTTATGATTCGATGAACAACGGAGGAATGTTGATCGCCCAGGCTGAGGGTTATGGCCCGGCGGTAGAAAGCGTCTATCAGTTTGAGACCTCTGGCGAAATGCGCAAAACCCTGCTGGATAAACTTGCGAATTCTCACACTCCTCCTGGATTTCTGAA
The sequence above is a segment of the Gimesia algae genome. Coding sequences within it:
- a CDS encoding sulfatase, which translates into the protein MSQHFSRVFQRVAVICLIPFLLAASVQAANFQNETQAHPNIVVFLVDDMGIMDTSVPFLTDAAGKPKRYPLNDHYITPSMERLAQQGIRFNHFYAMSVCSPTRISIMTGQNAARHHATNWINPRKNNAGPQGPPDWNWEGLKKDDVTLARLLQKAGYHTIHVGKGHFGADGFPGAEPLNLGFDVNIAGASFGAPGSYYGMQKFGLGTRRAHHAVPHLEKYHGTDIFLTEAITIEANAALASAVKTGKPFYLYMAQYAVHAPFDSDPRFAEHYKDSGKPKNAQAFATLIEGMDKSLGDIMNQLDALGVAENTLIFFLGDNGSDAPLGHQHDVACAAPLRGKKGAHYEGGMRVPFIAAWAKPNPNNRFQKQLPIPADVIQPQVAAVQDLFPTILDITDVKAPAKYKVDGKRLNKLLLGQADQSRPEEFLMHYPHSPHRSNYFTTYRNGDWKVIYHYVPSKDSENSHYQLYNLAEDPFEQNNLAQSEPKKLKRLMRALIASMEQHDAQYPVEKGTNKALKPRMP
- a CDS encoding BlaI/MecI/CopY family transcriptional regulator; this translates as MNSKQLGRVQLQIMQVLWDRGRANAREITDALNEKSEIAHSTVQTLLRQLEVKQAIAHDVEERTFVFYPLIKENKVTRQATRELINKIFDGSAAGLVAYLIENEKIPKSELQRLRKLINDES